The Candidatus Acidiferrales bacterium genomic sequence AGCCATCGTGATTTGCGCCGGGTTGGTCTTGTTGATCTGGCGGCAGAGGCAGGCCACCCTGGTGGAGATAGAGGAGCCGGCGCAGGCGACCAGCGAGGCGGGACCACAGAACCTGCGCGAGAGCTTGCGGCTGGTGTGGTCCTCGCCGTACCTGCAGACGATTGCTGGCCTCATTTTGATGGCCTCGATCGTGACCAGCGTGGCGGGCTGGCAATTCAAGGCCATCGCCAAACAATTCATTCCCCCCAAGAATGAACTCGCGGCCTTCTTTGGAGATTTCTATTTCTACGCCGGGCTGGCCGGCTTGCTCGTACAGTTGCTGCTCACCTCGCGCGTGCTGCGGCGTTTCGGCCTGGGCCCGGCGCTGTTCGTTGTGCCGGTGGCGTTGCTGCTTGGCTCGGTCGGCGTGCTCGTCTGGGGCACGCTCTTGGCCGCCATCGGGCTGAGGGGCGGCATCAACGTCTTGCAGTATTCGATCGACAAGTCCACGGTCGAGCTGCTCTATTTGCCCGTGCCGGCAAATGTGAAAGTCCAGGTGAAATCGTTCATTGATACGGTGATCTGGCGGATGGGAGACGGCCTGGCCGCCGTGGCCGTGTTGGTCTTTGCGACCTATCAGGGCTGGCAGGCCCGCCAGGTGAGCTGGGTCAACCTGGTGTTGATCCTGGGCTGGCTGACGGCCGCTCTGATAGCGCGCCGAGAGTACGTGGCCACCCTGCGAGAATCCATCCACCAGCACCGGCTCGACGCCGAGAGGTCCTTGGCGCCGGTGCTGGACCGTTCCACTACGGAGATTCTGGTCGCCAACCTGCGTGCTGCCGACCCCAAACAGATTCTTTATGCACTGAGCCTGTTAGAATTGAGCCATAAAGTGGCGGCGCATCCGGCTGTGCGCGACCTGCTCAACCATCCCGCGCCCGAAGTCCGCCAAAAGGCCATCTCCATCCTGACGGCAGCGGGCGACAAAACGGTTCTGCCGCAGATCGACCTACTGCTGCACGACCCCCACCTGGAGGTCCGCACCGAGGCCCTGCTCTACCTCACCCATCATGCCCGCATCGATCCGCTCGCCCGTATCGAGGAGCTGGGCAACTTCGGCGACTTTTCCATCCGCTCGGCCATCGTGGCCTTCCTGGCCCGGCCCGGGGAGGCGCAAAACCTCGAAGCCGCCCGGATGCTCCTCGACGCTATGGTGGAGCAGAGCGGGCCGGAAGGGCAGCGAGCACGCCTGGAAGCAGCCCGGCTCATCTGCGTGCTGCCCGACCATTTCGATCATGAGCTCCGCCGGTTGCTGGCCGATCCGGACGTCGAAGTGGCCCGACAGGCCATTTGCGCTGTGGGTACTTTGCGCAAGCGCCGCTTCATCCCGCGTGTGCTTGCCTGGCTGACGGACCCGCAACTGGCAACCCATGTCGCCGAGGCGCTAGCCAAATTCGGCGATCGAATTGTGGGCACAGTGCGCGACCACCTGACCGACCCGGCCGTGCCCATCGAGGTTCGGCGGGAGATCCCCGGCGCGCTCGTGCGCATAGGCACCCCGGCCGCCGAGCGCGTCCTGGTCGAGAACTTGCTCGAAAGCGACACTACCCTGCGCTTCCGGATCATTTCGTCGCTGAACAAGCTCCACCAGCTCCACCCGGAATTCGGACTCGACGGGCAGATGATCGAAACGGTGCTGGCCGCGGAAATCCTGGGCCACTACCGCTCTTACCAGATCTTGGGAACCCTGGGCGCAAACCTGGAGAGCGACGAGCCGGTCGCCCGTGGCCTGCGCGAGTCCATGAACCAGGAAGTGGAGCGCATCTTCCGGCTGCTCGGGCTTCTCTATACCCGCTACGACCTGCACAGCGCCTATTTCGGAGTGCAATCAGACAACGCGGTGGTGCACGCCAACGCGCTGGAGTTGCTGGACAACATCCTGAAGCCGCAGCTCCGCAATGTGCTCCTGCCGTTGCTGGATAGTGGGGTGAGCGCCGCCGAACGAGTCCGGCTGGCCAACCGGCTGGTGGGCGCGAAAGTCGAGACCCGCGAAGAGGCAGTAGCCGCGCTGGTATCGAGCGAAGACCCCTGGCTCAAATCGTGCGGGGCGCACGCCATCGGCACCCTCGGCTTGAGGTCGCTCGAGCGGGAATTGGATAACTGCCTGAACCATCCTGACCCGCTGCTCCGCGAAACGGCTAGGCAGGCCAAGCTGCGCCTGGGAACGCTGTCGAAAGCCGCCCCCGCCTGACCTTCAAGCTGTAGAACACGGAGAATCGAATTCGAAATCAGCAGCCCGCGAGCCACCGCATGAAAAGGCGCCGCACACTGATCACCTCTCCTCTTGAGTGGCAGATGACTGCCGCTCCCGTGCCGCATCCCGTACAACCGGTGATCGCTGAGCGTGGTGGAACCGAGCTCCGTACCCCGCGGCCGGTGGTCATTGTTGACACCCGCGAGCAGAATCCATTCTCTTTCGCTCGCTTTCGTGGCTGGTTTAAGGGCGTGGAGAAAAAGCCGTTGAAGCTGGGCGACTACTCGGTCGCCGGATTGGAAGAGATTTGTGCCGTGGAGCGGAAAGACCTTTCTGACTTGGTTCACTCCTTCACCGTCGGGCGGCCCTTGTTCATCGACCGGCTCCGGCAAATGAGCCAATACCGGCAACGCTTGTTGGTGATCACCGCCGCCCTGAGTCAGGTCAAGTCGCCCTATTCCTATAGCCGCGTCAGCCCCAACCAAATCACCCAGTCGCTCATTGCCGTCTTGGCGGGGCTGCAGGTGCCGTTTCTCTGCGTAGAGACCCATGAATTGGGCGAAGAGATTGTTGCCTCGTATTTGTATCAGGTTTTTCTTTACCATTGGCTGGAGAGCAACGACTATGGCCGGTTCCTCGCCGACGATGATCTGTAATGCTTCTAAAGCACGACTTGGAGTGCGGGAGCTTGCTCCCGCTTTGGAAAGCGGCGGCTAGCCGACGCACTCCAATACGGCGACCGATGCCCATCGCTGCCGGTCCGGAGGAGGCACAACCTTCACATTAGATCTATAGTGATGCGCAGACCACCGGGCGTTTCCGCAGTTGCGCCAGCTCTGAGCTGCGCCACACCGGGATTCGAGGCATCAGTCGCGGCTCCCACACCGCATGTTATACTCGCCGGTCAGCACCTCCCGGAGACAAAGCTGTGAGCGACCTGACGTACCTGGCCGCCATCGAAATGGCGCAAATGATCCGCAGCAAAAGAATTTCTCCGGTGGAACTTGTTCGAGCCCACCTGGATCGGGCCGAAAAGCTGCATCCACAATTGAATGCGATGGTGCATCTCGAGCGGGATCGCGCGCTGGAGCAGGCGCTGGCAGCCGAGCAGGCGGTGATGCGCGGCGAGCGGCTGGGGCCGCTGCACGGCGTGCCGGTGACGATCAAAAGTTCGATTGACGTTGCCGGGCTCCGGTGTGAAGCAGGGACAAAGCTGCGCGCTGGATGCGTGCCTGAGAAGGACGCTCCGCTGGTGGCGCGACTGAAAGCAGCCGGTGCCATCATCCTGGCGAACACGAACGTGCCCGAGATGCTGATGGCCTACGAGACGGACAATGTTCTGCACGGCAGGACGAATAATCCGTGGGACCTGACGCGCACACCCGGCGGCTCAAGCGGAGGCGAAGCGGCAGCGATTGCTGCGGGCTGCTCTGCGGCAGGCGTGGGCAGTGATGGCGGCGGTTCCATTCGCGTTCCGGCGCATTTCAGCGGCATTTGCGGGTTGAAGCCCACACCCGGCCGCATTCCGGCGACGGGCCACTTCCCCCCTTGCGTCGGACCATTCGCAGGGCTCGGTGTGGTCGGACCCATGGCGCGCAGGGTGCGCGACCTGGAAGCTCTTCTGAAGGTCATGGCGGGGCCGGACGAGGGCGACGTTTGTTCGGCGCCCGTGCCATTCCGGCCGGCGAGTGAGGACGAGGTACGTCGGCTGCGCATCGGTTACTTTGAGGATGACGGCGAGACCACTGTTACACCCGAAACGCGGGCCGCCGTCCGCGCCGCAGCCAAGGCACTCGAGCAGCAAGGGCTTGAAGTCGAGCCGTTTCGTCCCGAGGGCCTTGAGCACGCCCGACAGCTCTGGTGGACGCTCTTCGGCCTCGCTGGTGGGCTGGTGCTCGGGCCAATCCTCGCAGGTCACGAGTCCGAGCTGAGTCCGATTCTGCGGGAGTTTGTCGCGATGGTAGCAGCAGAGCCTCCGCTGACACTGGATTGCCTCCTCAATGCCTTGATAGAGCGCGACCAATGCCGCACCCGTTTGCTGGAGCAGATGCAGAAGTTCCCGATCCTGCTTTGCCCGGTCTGTGCCATTCCGGCATTCCGCCACGGTGAGCGCGCCTGGATGATTGACGGGCAAACCGTCAATTATCTCGATGCCATGCGTTATACACAGTGGTTCAACCTCACGGGCAATCCGGCGGCGGTGGTTCCTGTAGGGCGGTCGCCGGAAGAGCTGCCCATCGGCGTGCAAGTGGTTGGCCGGCCCTGGGAAGAAGAAGTCGTGCTGGCAGTGGCGGCGAGGATCGAGCAGGCGTGCGGAGGCTGGCAGAAGCCGCCGCTCTGAGGCGCGGCGATTGACTGAACCTCGCGGTGAGACATTCTGGCGGGGAAAGGAGAAAGCCATGGAGGCCGGAACCAACATCGGCATTCGAACCGAGGGTGGCGACTCCACGGCCTGAACTCGGTGATCAAGTGGGTGGTGTGGGGCCACGGAGCTCAAAAAACTGGAGAGGCATTCCATGAGGAAAGCTAACCGTTATCTGCTTGGTGCGATTCTGGCAGTCGCCGTAGTCTCCCTGCCGGCTTTTCCAAGTGGCTGGCAGCATGTGGGTGCGGTGACCGGCATCGAGGTCAAGCCCAACGGATTGCAGTTGCAAGCCGGGCAGGCGCGGGTGTGGGTGGTGGCGATCAGCGAATCAGTGATTCGTGTGCGGCTGGCGCCGGAGGGCTCTTTCCCGGCTGATTTTTCTTGGGCGGTCGTGCCCTCGAGCTCGCCGGCTCCGCACGTAACCGTGAAGGATTCTGCAAAGGCGATCGAAGTGGTCACCTCGCGCCTTCGCGCGCGCATTCAAAAGTCGCCCCTGCTGATTTCCTTTCTGGACGCAGCCGGAAACGTCATCCAGCAGGACTTCCCGCACCGGCCCATGGGCTGGAACCAGGGCCAGGTGCGTGTCTGGAAGACGATGCCGCCGGAGGAGTTCTACTACGGCCTGGGCGACAAAGCCGGGCCGCTTAACCGGCGCAACCAGACCTACACGATGTGGAACACTGACGCCTTTGGATGGCAGGAGTCCACCGACCCGCTCTACAAATCAATCCCCTTTTTCCTGGGCCTGCGGCGCGGCGTCGCCTACGGCCTCTTCTTCGACAACACCTACCGCAGCAGCTTTGATTTCGGGAAAGAATCTGAGGCTCTCTACTCCTTTGGGGCCGAAGGCGGAGAGCTGAACTACTACTTCTTCTACGGCCCGCACCCCAAGAAGGTGCTCGAGGACTTCAGCACCCTTATCGGGAACACGCCGCTGCCGCCGCTCTGGACGCTCGGCTATCAGCAGTGCCGCTATAGCTACTATCCCGAAGCGCGCGTGCGCGAGGTTGCGCGGACATTTCGAGAGAAGAAAATCCCCGCCGACGTGGTCTATCTTGACATCGACTACCAGGAGGGCAACCGTCCTTTCACCATCGACCGTCAACGCTTCCCCAATTTTGAAGGGATGATCCGCGACCTCGGCGCGCAGGGGTTCAAGGTTATCGCCATCACCGACCTGCACATCAAGCAAGAGCCTGGCTATGCGCCCTACGATCAGGGGATGGCCGGCGACCACTTCGTGAAAAACCCTGACGGTTCCGCCTACGTGGGGAAAGTCTGGCCGGGAGACAGCGTGTTTCCGGATTTCACGCTCACGAAAACCCGCGAATGGTGGGGCACGCTTTACAAAGACTTCGTCAACATGGGCATTCGCGGTTTCTGGAACGATATGAACGAGCCGGCCATCTTTGAGCGCGCCGACAAAACCATGCCGCTCGACACCATGCACCGCCTGGACGGCGGAATTACGAAGGACCACCGCGCCATCCACAACGTCTATGGGATGCTGAATGCCCGGGCAACCTTTGAGGGCCTGCGGCGGCTGCGGTCGGATGAACGGCCATTCGTGCTGACGCGCGCCGCCTATGCCGGGACGCAGCGGTACGCCGCCTCGTGGACGGGTGACAACACGAGTTCGTGGAACCATCTACGGTTGACCGTGCCCAATCTGCTGAGTCTGGGCGTTTCCGGCTACCCCTTCGTCGGTGTGGACATCGGCGGGTTCTGGGGCAGCCCTCCCGCGGACCTGCTCACGCGCTGGATCGCTCTCGGCGTGTTCACCCCCATGTTCCGCAACCACACGATGAAGGGAAGCGCTGACCAGGAACCCTGGGTGCACGGCCCGGAGCATGAAGCCATCCGGCGGCGCTACATTGAGCTGCGCTATCAGTTGCTGCCCTACATCTACACGAACTTCGAGGAGACCACGCGCACCGGCATTCCGCTGATGCGTCCCATTTTCCTCGAATACCCGGAGGCGCGAGAGTTTTACGGCGAGGATCGCGCATTCCTCTTCGGGCGCGACCTGCTGGTGGCCCCCAAAGTGTTCGAGATGCTTGACGCCTATGACGTGAACCTGCCTCCCGGCGAGTGGTACGACTACTGGACCGGAAAGAAGTACCGGAGTGGCCGTGCCCTGGAGATCAATCCGCCGCTCGACCTTGTGCCGCTGTACGTCAGGGCCGGTGCCATCCTGCCGCAGCAGCCGGTTGTGCAGCACACTGACGAGGTGCCAACTGGACCTCTGCAGTTGCGCGTTTACCCCGGGAGTGAGTGCGGGGGTTCGCTCTACCTCGACGACGGCAAGACGTTTGCCTACACGCGCGGTGAAACTCTGCGCGTGGCCTACACCTGCCAGCCAGCAGCCGATTCGCTGGCCATCATCAGTTCCGCCCACAAGGGTAACTACAAGCCCTGGTGGAAAAATGTCCGCGTCGAAATCTTCGGTGTCGAGAAAGCTCCGAAAGAAGTGGGCGCGGGCGGAAGGAGCGTCACCGACTGGAGCTACAACGCGGAGCAGAAAACTGTGACGCTGGCCTTGCCCGATTCGTCCACAGGATGGGAAATCCGCCTTAGCTTTTAGGCACGCAAGCGCCGCCCACCCAGCTCCGGCTCGGGACTGGATTGGGTGCTAGCCCCTTAACCAGCTTTCGAAGAAGGCACGAGCTTTGGCGCCTTCGAAGCGGCGGCGCACTGCGTCGATCACACGGAGGCGTACAGATTCACCTGAGCCGAAAAATCCGATCCAGTATGGGATGTGGAGATCCAGTGAAACGAGCTCTGCGCGAATACGCAAACCGCGGATACGGAAGAAGCCAGTGTGGAAGATGACGCGCCGGAGCTTGTCCTCGAGCAGGCGGAGCGCCTGACCATCCTCGAGCACCGGCTCTGGCCGATTGCGAGTTTCAACCTGCACCAGCTCGGCTTCATCGGGCATGCGGTCGAACTGGTAAAGATCGAGCGACCCACTCACCGCATCCAGGGCAAACCACGACGTTTGACGGCTTGCCGCGTTAGAAATCTCCACCTGGTAGAGACGGTACGGAACATGCACATCTGCGACCGAGCGCAACGCCCCGCTCTGAACCCACCGCACCAGGCCGGCAATCCCCCCGCGGAGTTTCTCGATCGCCTCCGCCCGGTTGACGTTTGGCTTCAGGCTATGGACGGTGACCATGGGCCAGCTCCTTCCGCCCTATCGGAAGTAGATCCACAAGCCGATTACTGTGGCCAACAACAAGGCGGTGAAAATCACGTTCAGGCGATGCTCGAGCCTCGTTTCCCGAGCGAGCTTGTGGCCCGGCACAAGGGTCGTGTCAAGCTTATCGTTGACAGTGGCAAAGGTGAGACCGGCCAACCTTCTACGATCGGGCGCGGGGGTTGTCAGGCTTACGAGAAACAGAATGCCGGAGCAAATCACGAACATCAGGATTGCGTAGTGGAGGAAGTTCATGCCCACCAGCCAGCGGATTGCCGGCGAGGTGAAGTGAGCGCTCTTGTCCCACACTTCGAACACGAAACGCACCGCCCCCAGCACGAAGCCCACCAGCAGCGAGCTAATGGCGCCGGTGCCGTTCAGCCGCGGCCAGAGGATCCCGAAGATGAAGCAGACGGCGATGGGCGGGCTAATGTAAGCCTGCACGCTCTGAAGATAAATGTAGAGTTGCGAACTGAGCAGCTTGATGAACGGCACCCAGAGAATTCCCAGCAGCACCATAACGCCGGTTGCGGCGCGGCCGAAGGTGACCAGTTGCCGTTCGGTGGCGTCGGGACGCAGCTTCTTATAGAAATCGAGCGTAACCAACGTGGACGCCGAGTTGAACACCGCACTCATTGCCCCCATCAACGCTGCCAGCAACGCCGCGATCATCAACCCGACCAGGCCAATCGGCAGCAGGTTCACGATCAGCGTCGGGTAGGCGATGTCGCCATTGGTCACCCGGCCGTTCTCAACCGTGAACAGTTGGGGAAACAGGCCGAAGGCGATCAAGCCCGGCAACACCAGGATGAATACCGGGAGAATCTTAAGAAAGCCGGCAAAGATGGTGCCGGCTCGGGCATGTCCTTCGTCTTTGCCGGAGAGGACTCGCTGCACCATCACCTGGTCGGTACACCAGTACCAGATGCCGAGAATGGGGGCGCCCAGGAAAATACCGGTCCACGGAAATTCGGGGTGATCGATGGCTTTGATCATGTGGAAATAGTCAGGTGGGACCGCCGCCCTCAAGCCGGCAAAGCCACCGACTTTATCCAGGCCGATCAAGGTGAGCACGACAGCGCCCGCGATGAGGATGAGCGTTTGCACCAGGTCGGTGTAGATCACTGCCGCCAGCCCCCCGGCAATGGTGTAAATCCCCGTCGCCACAACAAGGATGACAGCCGCGGTCAGCGGGTTCCAGCCCACAACGCGTTCCAACACTACGGCCGCCGCATAAAGATGCACGGAGATCTTCGTAAAGATGTAGGCAAGAATCGAGATGCTGGCCAGATAAATGCTGCACTGGCGGTTGAACCGGCGTTCCAAAAATTCGGGCATGGTGAAGACATTGGAGCGCAGGTAGAAGGGTACGAAGACCCAACCGAGGATAAGCACGATGATGCAGGCCAGCCACTCGAAGTGGCCAACCGCCAGTCCCGAGGTCGCACCGGAACCTGCCAGCCCAATAAAGTGCTCGGTGGAAATGTTCGAGACGAAGAGCGAAGCGCCGATGGCGAACCAGCCGACATTGCGGCTGGCCAGGAAGTAGTCCTCCGAGGTTCGTTCCCGTCGCGAGAAATAGAAGCCGATGGCGAAGACAATCACGAAATAAAAGGCAATGATGCCGACATCCACCGGCGCCAGGGCCCTGTGCGTCACTGCCGTTGCCGCGGCGAGGAGCATCGGTTCCTCCTATGCTTCAAATGCTTCGAATCTGCCGATCCTGCAAGCGGACATCAGGCACAACGATCCCCCGAAGAGCTGCGACAGCCGTCAAACGTGCCGTAGAAGGCTAGGCCGATGGTCACCCTCCGGGCCCTCCAACCTTGATTTTTGTGTGCTTGTCCGCCAAACGGAAAGTTGAACTCTATAACAGCCGTCCGTTAATCTCAACGGTTCTGTGTTTTGATTCGGCTTTCCGGAAGCCCTCGCCGTGGACGATGGCCGGCGGTTTTTTCTCTTTCTCCTTGTCTCGAACCTTCGGGGTTTTCTTCCCGCGAGAGCGCGCACTGGCCGCTGGCTCAACGCCTCCGAGCGTATTCGTGCTATGATGGCTGCGCCCGGGTTAAATGGTCTGAGGGTTCCCCCAGGAAATTCGAGACGTTGGAAACTGGAAGGGTGATGCCATGCGCAAAAGAATTCTCTCTGTCATCGTCGCGATTGCATGCGTTCTTGTTCCGGCTGGTCTTGTCCGGGCCGGCGGAACCCCCCTCGACGCCCAGGGGCATTCCTGGTGGCATCACGCCGTCGTCTATGAGATCTACCCGCGCAGCTTTGCCGACAGCAATAACGACGGGATCGGCGATTTGAATGGTATCACCGCGAAATTGGACTATCTGAAGTCACTTGGCGTGGATGCGATCTGGCTGACGCCCTGCTATCCGTCCCCGCAGGTGGACTTCGGCTACGATATTTCCGACTATCGGAACATCAATCCCGAGTACGGAACGCTCCAAGATTTCGACCGGCTGGTGGCGGAGGCCAAGAAGCGGAAAATACGCATCATCATGGACTTGGTCCTGAACCACACTTCTGACAAGCACCCCTGGTTTACGGACTCACGCTTGTCGCGCACTGCCAAGCATCGCGACTGGTACCTCTGGCGGGACGGCAAAGATTCGCGACCGCCGAACAACTGGCAGTCCATCTTCGGCGGATCGGCCTGGAAGTTTGATCCGCAAACCGGCCACTATTACTACCACTTCTTCTACGCCGAACAGCCGGACTTGAACTGGCGCAACCCGGAAGCTAAGAATGCCATGTTCGACGTCGTCCGCTTCTGGCTTGACCGCGGCGTGGCAGGGTTCCGCCTCGATGCCATCGCTACCATGTTTGAGGATCCCGCCCTCCCGGACAACCCCATGGCCCCCGGGATCAACTGGGTCGGCGATCCGAACCAGGAGTACAAGTACAACACCGGCCTGCCGGAAGTTCATGATATCTTGCGCGATCTGCGGAAACTTGTGGACACTTATGATGACCGCGTGCTCATTGGCGAGACATCGGGCAAGGATGTGCCGGATCTGTCTCGCTTCTTTGGCAGGAATCTGGACGAGATTCAGTTGCCCATGAACTTCTTCTTCACCAACACCAGTAAACTCTCCCCCGCTGAATTTCGCAAGCACATTGCCGCCTGGGACAGGAACCCGGCCGGCGGTTGGCCCATGTATCTCCTCAGCAACCACGACCTTGACCGGCACTACGTCCGCTATGGAGATGGCAAGAACAACTACGCCGTCGCCAAACTTACCGCCACCCTTCTGCTGACCCTGCGGGGCACTCCCCAGCTTTACTATGGGGAAGAGATCGGGATGGAGAATAACGACCCCAAGACCAAGGAGGACGTGAAGGATCCAATCGGAAAGCTCTTCTGGCCGAATTACAAGGGGCGTGACGGCGAGCGGACACCCATGCAGTGGGAAGACAAGCCCCATGCCGGCTTCAGCCAGGCGGCGCCGTGGCTGCCCGTCGCGCCGAGTTATCCCCGTCACAACGTCGCCACCCAGGACAAGGACCCCCATTCCATCCTCAACTTTTACCGGAAGTTGATTGCCTTACGCCGCCGCAGTCCCGCCTTGCTGGATGGCGAGTACGTGGTCTTGAACGAGAACAACCCTGATGTGCTTTCCTACCTGCGCAAGGCTTCGACGGAGACGGTGCTGGTGGTGCTCAACATGTCTTCGAGCCCGCAAAAAGTGGACTTCGACTTGACCCGCTATGGGCTTCCGGCAGAGAAGGTGAGGACCTTGCTTGGCAGCACGCCGGACAGGAAGAAATTCCGGAATCTCATTGGCTTCGAGCTTTCACCTTTTGAGGCTTACGTCGGTCGGCTGTCGAAGTAGCCCGCCGTGGCGGGCCAGGTCCGGCCCAGCCATGATGGGCTAGAAGGCGAGCCGGGTCGCGTCTTTCCCGGCCTGAGCTTCTTCCACCATCTGCGGCGCCAGAATGTTCCAGCTACCGAAGTGAGGTGACCACAGTCCCGCGCCCGTCTCGGCATCGTAGTTTTCGTGCATGCCGCCGGTGCGACGGATGTCATCCTCGAGCAAGCGCACGATCTTCTGCGCCAACTCGACTGCTTGCTGTTGATAGCCGTAGTTGAGCAGGCCGTGCATGACCAGGTAGTTGGCTACCACCCAGATAGGCCCCTGCCAGTTGGAGACGGTGCGATCGTAGCTTCCGTAAAGCCCTTTGCGCGCCTGGTTGTAGATCACCTCCTGCCGTGACACCGAGGGAACGCCGTATTGGCCCCAAAACGCCTCGGCCCGGAGCAGGTGCTTTTCGATCATCGCCTTGGCTCGCTCGGGCGGGGCGATTCCCGCCCATAGTGGCAGGAAGTTCGTCCAGGCTTCGAGCTTGATGAGTTCACCGCTGCCGGTATCGAGATTGAAGTACATCTGTTCCCCAGGAGACCAAAGATGTTGATTGATCTGGCGCGCAAGCAAGTCGGCTTTGGCGCGGTGACTCTGAGAATCCTCGGCCTTGCCGAGCCGGTCGGCGATCAACGACATCGCCAAATATTCGCGATACATATAGACACTGGCGTCCACGGCTTCGACCGAGTTGGGTGGCAAGCCCATCACCGCGGGATGGTTGTCCACCCCGCTTTCGACCGCGCTCAGCCACTGGAAGAGCAAATGCGGGCCACGGCGATGGGTCTCCCAGTAGTCGAGGAAGCGGCGCAAGTTCTGGTAATAACGACCTTCGAGCCATGTGAAGTCGCCGAGCGCCTTGGCTGCCAAAAACGCGCCCTGGGCAAGGAAGGGCTTGCACTGCTCGGGCGCATAAAAGATCCGTGAGGGGTCCACGGTGCGCGGGGTATAGCCGTTCGATGCCGTCAGTTCCAGAAAGTTTCGGACGGAATCTCGCAGGTACTCTCCCTTGCCATCCCGCAGGAACGCGACACCTTCAAAAAAGCTGTCCCAATCGAACAGTTGGTGATAAACGCCGAGAGGAATCCCCAACTCGGCGCGCCGGGCATAGATGTCGCCGCGAGTGGCAGCGATCTCAGCTTCGGGGTTACTCGGGATCAAGTAAGGAAAGCGCAAGATGCCGGCGGGTGGGCGAACCAGCGCCGGCTTGAGTTTCCCCACGTGCTGGGCCAGCAATTCTCCCGGCTGGCCCGCCAAAGACTCTTTCCCGCCAGTGCCCAAAGTGTTCTGGGCGGGCTGGTGAGCTGCCTTGCCTGCCGGGGCCGGCCCGGTCGTGGTCGCAGCCTGGCCAGCCAATTGCGAAGGTGCCAAGAGCGCGAAGTACGTCACCAAGACGGCCGGGCCTAGCCAGCGGGCTTGTAAGAAGAGCGAAGGAAAGCGCGATCCGTTCCCCATCGGTTCCTCCCTATCGAATAGTATGGTTAGACGAGGTTACCGGGCAGAGGTTATTTGCCCCGGTCGTGCCTTACGA encodes the following:
- a CDS encoding Npt1/Npt2 family nucleotide transporter translates to MTRFIERLLNLQRGDLGRGALLFAYLFLIMASYIVARVTRDALFLDKFKAVQLPYADIAIALLVGFVVAGYIRAGRRTGLRNLLSGSLLFFAANCLLFWWLAHYHQPSWLYPVIYVWVGIFGVLAVAQVWTLANYVLTTREAKRVFGLVGSGAISGAIFGGKFANAVAPRFGTESLLFAMAIAIVICAGLVLLIWRQRQATLVEIEEPAQATSEAGPQNLRESLRLVWSSPYLQTIAGLILMASIVTSVAGWQFKAIAKQFIPPKNELAAFFGDFYFYAGLAGLLVQLLLTSRVLRRFGLGPALFVVPVALLLGSVGVLVWGTLLAAIGLRGGINVLQYSIDKSTVELLYLPVPANVKVQVKSFIDTVIWRMGDGLAAVAVLVFATYQGWQARQVSWVNLVLILGWLTAALIARREYVATLRESIHQHRLDAERSLAPVLDRSTTEILVANLRAADPKQILYALSLLELSHKVAAHPAVRDLLNHPAPEVRQKAISILTAAGDKTVLPQIDLLLHDPHLEVRTEALLYLTHHARIDPLARIEELGNFGDFSIRSAIVAFLARPGEAQNLEAARMLLDAMVEQSGPEGQRARLEAARLICVLPDHFDHELRRLLADPDVEVARQAICAVGTLRKRRFIPRVLAWLTDPQLATHVAEALAKFGDRIVGTVRDHLTDPAVPIEVRREIPGALVRIGTPAAERVLVENLLESDTTLRFRIISSLNKLHQLHPEFGLDGQMIETVLAAEILGHYRSYQILGTLGANLESDEPVARGLRESMNQEVERIFRLLGLLYTRYDLHSAYFGVQSDNAVVHANALELLDNILKPQLRNVLLPLLDSGVSAAERVRLANRLVGAKVETREEAVAALVSSEDPWLKSCGAHAIGTLGLRSLERELDNCLNHPDPLLRETARQAKLRLGTLSKAAPA
- a CDS encoding ERCC4 domain-containing protein, with the protein product MKRRRTLITSPLEWQMTAAPVPHPVQPVIAERGGTELRTPRPVVIVDTREQNPFSFARFRGWFKGVEKKPLKLGDYSVAGLEEICAVERKDLSDLVHSFTVGRPLFIDRLRQMSQYRQRLLVITAALSQVKSPYSYSRVSPNQITQSLIAVLAGLQVPFLCVETHELGEEIVASYLYQVFLYHWLESNDYGRFLADDDL
- a CDS encoding amidase; this encodes MSDLTYLAAIEMAQMIRSKRISPVELVRAHLDRAEKLHPQLNAMVHLERDRALEQALAAEQAVMRGERLGPLHGVPVTIKSSIDVAGLRCEAGTKLRAGCVPEKDAPLVARLKAAGAIILANTNVPEMLMAYETDNVLHGRTNNPWDLTRTPGGSSGGEAAAIAAGCSAAGVGSDGGGSIRVPAHFSGICGLKPTPGRIPATGHFPPCVGPFAGLGVVGPMARRVRDLEALLKVMAGPDEGDVCSAPVPFRPASEDEVRRLRIGYFEDDGETTVTPETRAAVRAAAKALEQQGLEVEPFRPEGLEHARQLWWTLFGLAGGLVLGPILAGHESELSPILREFVAMVAAEPPLTLDCLLNALIERDQCRTRLLEQMQKFPILLCPVCAIPAFRHGERAWMIDGQTVNYLDAMRYTQWFNLTGNPAAVVPVGRSPEELPIGVQVVGRPWEEEVVLAVAARIEQACGGWQKPPL
- a CDS encoding glycoside hydrolase family 31 protein, which translates into the protein MRKANRYLLGAILAVAVVSLPAFPSGWQHVGAVTGIEVKPNGLQLQAGQARVWVVAISESVIRVRLAPEGSFPADFSWAVVPSSSPAPHVTVKDSAKAIEVVTSRLRARIQKSPLLISFLDAAGNVIQQDFPHRPMGWNQGQVRVWKTMPPEEFYYGLGDKAGPLNRRNQTYTMWNTDAFGWQESTDPLYKSIPFFLGLRRGVAYGLFFDNTYRSSFDFGKESEALYSFGAEGGELNYYFFYGPHPKKVLEDFSTLIGNTPLPPLWTLGYQQCRYSYYPEARVREVARTFREKKIPADVVYLDIDYQEGNRPFTIDRQRFPNFEGMIRDLGAQGFKVIAITDLHIKQEPGYAPYDQGMAGDHFVKNPDGSAYVGKVWPGDSVFPDFTLTKTREWWGTLYKDFVNMGIRGFWNDMNEPAIFERADKTMPLDTMHRLDGGITKDHRAIHNVYGMLNARATFEGLRRLRSDERPFVLTRAAYAGTQRYAASWTGDNTSSWNHLRLTVPNLLSLGVSGYPFVGVDIGGFWGSPPADLLTRWIALGVFTPMFRNHTMKGSADQEPWVHGPEHEAIRRRYIELRYQLLPYIYTNFEETTRTGIPLMRPIFLEYPEAREFYGEDRAFLFGRDLLVAPKVFEMLDAYDVNLPPGEWYDYWTGKKYRSGRALEINPPLDLVPLYVRAGAILPQQPVVQHTDEVPTGPLQLRVYPGSECGGSLYLDDGKTFAYTRGETLRVAYTCQPAADSLAIISSAHKGNYKPWWKNVRVEIFGVEKAPKEVGAGGRSVTDWSYNAEQKTVTLALPDSSTGWEIRLSF